The DNA window ATTATTTGATAGGAATTTGATCATCTACTTTTTAATTTGGAACATGATGGACACAAACCAAAAGATAagattattcattattaaatgaGTTATTAATGAGTTACTAAAAAAAACCTTCATCTTAAACAGTATAGCAGAATATCTACTGGTTAACGCATTTCTACTGTCACACGGTGTATAAAGTACCATCATATAATCCTGCCCtagtccttaaaggtgcactcagtaacttttgtctttgtttcatcttggacttacactgacatctagcggcttggatgcagcatcatttaaaatcaatagtttttagtttcagatgccagtgtagaaatgtagtattcatagtcagccatgattactttaatcaatgagtaaaagtgtcaaataacaggacggttactgagattgagtagtagtcggctggtcatgtgattctaatatggcagcccccatgtgcggaccctctccatgtagaataaaacagctgtataaggttactgatatgactggagtcttcattttaatgtgagtggtcgtgattttctacatatattGCCAAATTACAGTTCATGTAATTTAGGACACGGAGCACATGGAGAGAAAATATTTGATCtgtattcagttttatttttaagtgattCTTTCAAGATACAAACTCAGCGTGCAACCAAAATAGAGGGCCTAATTGTAGTCTGATGGCAGtcaggcagtgtgtgtgtgtgtgtttctgaaccAATGCATGCTTTTGTGAGTGTCACATGAGTGTGTCAGTTCAAGGCCTTGAGTGTTTGTGGCTGGCTAAGCAAGTGTGTTTCCTTGGTTACAATTGGATTCTTGTCCtcttttaaatcctttttaagcCCCCTTTTGCTtttcagacgagagagagagagagagagagagtgtgtgtgtgtgtgtgtgtctctgtgtgtgtgcacgtatGCACTCTCGAGTGTCTCTCGCATGCTTCACTTTCTGTGCAAGAACAGCTTTCAGCGTCTTTCTATTCTGTAAGAAAGTTCAGCCATATATTCAGCTCAATCACTGCTTAACAGAGCTCTGCTGGCCTAGTTCTTTATTAGCATTAGCTTCATAACATGTTGCCACTTACAGTCTAAGGATTGTTACTCTGGACCAAGCATTAATGTAGGTGTGTTTATCCCCAGTGTCTGGAGGGTCAATTATAAACCAGAAAAAACCCTGCAGAAATGTGCACTTGATTCTGAACTCCCGACCTTCCTCAGTAATTGCAACTTGCGTTACTGTAAAGCTGTACACAAAAGAATCAATcacttctattttattttttttttttaaggaaaagtatGGTAAATGTCAAGTGTATCCAATACTAAGGCTAGTTTATTGCTTTTGGTACCATGGTTCTGCCTCGTGTGTATATTTGGTTGTGTGCTGTCTTTATTTTTGAATCACTCAGTagttttacatgcacttaaaaattCAATTTCAGTTCGACTAAAACAAAAAgccatctttttaaaatgtcatgtaaatgcttaagTTTGACTCAAATCGTACCTGTTTGAAAGACAGAGGCGACATGTGACATGTATTTTATCTGGGGTATTTtacgtccttccttcaaatatttgattactcATTGTGTCGTGTATACTTGTACAGACAGATAAAGTCTGTAGCTTGACTGTGCAAAGACCTActgtagctcaattataactTATAAATGAAAGTGTACTGATTGATGCATACCAATCTTACAGGCTCTGGTTACAGAGTCTATGtggttttctctctgtctctaggCTGTGTTTCCTCAACTTTCCACAAACCTGCATTATCTTCCCTGTAAAACTGAATGATTGAGTGTGAGAAAATGAATATTCCCATTGGAGCAGTGTTATCACTGGTGTTTCATGCACAGATCTCTGAACAGAACAAGGTCTTCCTGTAGCTGCAAACAGTGCTGCAATCTCAATCGCACCTGGctgccaggtgtgtgtgtgtgtgtgtgtgtgtgtgtgtgtgtgtgtgtgtcactatcagaacagaccagcattctttcatttctttcatgccccaaacccccccccccctttctgtcTGTTTCTGAAATGCAAGCTTTTTCTCATGGCCCAAAGAGCATACAGGAACAAAAACCTGTCTTCTGTGCAGTGAGTTTGTTCTGCTCTCTGACTGGTTTTCAGTGGTTGAGATGTTCTTATTAGAATTCTACACAGAGGAACTTGGCAGATGTTAACATGATATCATGTTACGAGTGATTTAGTGGTACATTCTAATCGTGGGAATGTTATTATATAGCTTTTCTTGAGGAGTTATGAAATTGACTTTTTTCCAATTATGACAGACAAAGCGTGCATGGACTCTGGCTAATCAATTCTGCAGATAGTGCTATTGAATTCCACCTCTtgagtgtttgtttattaaatattttggctaatttgaaaaAGCTTTCAGGTACCATTAAGAGTGTAATGGGTGTAGTCTTCGCTATGGTTAACCTGTTTTACTATGTTTAAATCCAGTCTGCATAATTCTGCAGATTTGAGAGAATAGAGCATTTTGTTTGAGCAAATATGGAAACTTGATCTGCCAAATGAAGCGTGAGTGATACTTCCTCCAGTCTGTGTGACTGGTCCTGGTTACTTCTGGTCCAACATACCTGTAACTTCTTTTAAATTAGTCCACTTTGTGCATTGTGAAAGCAATTTTTCACTGAACCACCCTGGGGCTAGACGGTAATCTCTCTTCTAGACCAGGACTGCCTCTTATCAGTTCACACTCATGTGGTCTTCTTTCagactgctgaatcatttggtcaGCTTTGGGCTAATGGCCAAACAGTGCAAGCACTAAAGTTAATGCATTGACGAGACAAATACACatattttgagtgtgtgtgatatCGGAGTTTGATAAAGAGCACAAAATGTAACAGACTCACTCCTTTCtgacagcagtttttttttttttttttttttttttatgcattaaggTCATTCAGCCTGTAATGGTAAATCATCCTTTACTCTGATATTGGCTTCTTTAGTCTTGGAGCTGGGTGCAACttgagtattttattttaattttttatattagttATCTGTGGAAGGGGTCACGTACAACTGCCACTGTAAACATGTCTCATATCTGATTCACACAGGGAGAAGGATTCATCTGTTTCATCCTTTAACTCAAAATCTGTAACTAAATCTCTCATGCTTCGTTATTGTAACAATAGACTTCAACGGTTTTTCAGCATTTAATTAATCTCTACCTCTTTTTCCATTTTTACAGAGAGACATCTAGCATCCCACTCATCCCTCTGGGACTGAAGGAGACAAAGGATGTGGACTTCTCTGTTCCTATTAAGGTCTGTTTCTTCTAAATGCCCCCACAATGTTTACCTCGTAAACCTCATTGCTTTTCTGGCATTCAGTCAGTAGCTTTTATGATTCAGAAAGTTTGTCTTAGTTTCCTAGTGAAAAGAGAAAGTAGGTCACAACTTGATAAACAAGAAAGCCAAAGACGTAGTAAAACTTTCATTGTGGTTTTGAAAGTGCACAGTGATATTTGCTGCATGTCATATTATGTGTTGAGATGTTTGTTGAGGTGTGCAAGGGAAGGGATCAATTTGATGGTTTTGGTTTGCTGCCAGACTGTAATTACATACTGTCATAGATTCACCTGCATGGCGTGTCATTGTTACTTCTGATGTTACTTCTCACTACAGATGAGTTTAACAAGGAGAACAGGCCTGAATACGTGACTGTGATGGACTGTTATGTTTGTGTTGACATGATAAATGAATGACTATGAAATTGCTTTATTTGAACAGGACTTTATTCTGGAACACTACAGTGAAGATGGCTCAAACTTTCAGGATCAGATAGATGATCTGATGGACCTGAGACAGGTATAGCACCACTTCTGTGTTTGTATGTACACACCCCATCACATTTGTTACTGATTTGTGAGAAGCTGGGCTGTTTGTGTACTGTAATCCACTTTGGATGAAATACTGTATCTGCTAAAtagtaaataatacaaatatcagTGAAAACGTAAAGAAatggttcacacaaaaatcacatttctgtcataatttacatctCAATACAAAGGCAGTGGTAGTGCCTCACTTTATAGTTTAACAAAAGTATCCAAATGAATAATAAACATAGTCTAGCGAAGGCAAAGAATAGATTTTGGTGAGCcattgtgaattattattattattattattattattatttatttatttattttatgcatccTTTTGCTTGAAAATAActttgatacttttgggtccttttttgaGCTGAAATggagtagttcaccaaaaaaaatttcaattatctcattatttacttaccctcaccatcccagatgtgactttctttcttctgctgaacacaaatgaagattttttgaagaatatctcggctctgtagctttaaaatgcaaatgaatggtgaccagaactttgaagttccaaaaatcacataaatgcagcataaaagtaatccccatgactccagtggttaaatccatatcttcagaagtgttgctgagaaatgcataaatatataagtcctttttttactataaatctccactttcacttcacattctcatttttgtttttggcgatttgcattctgtGTGCAAATCGCCACCAACTGGGCtgggatgagaatttatagtaaaaagggacttaaattttgatctatttctcaatcacacctatgatatcgcttcagaaaacattgattaaaccactggagtcatctggattacatttatgctgcctttatgtgatttttggaacttcaaagttctggtcaccattcacttgcattatatggacccagaaagctgagatattcttctaaaaatcttttgtgttcagcagaaaagtcatacacatctgggatagcatgagggtgagtaaatgatgaaagaatttaaatttgtgggaactatcccttttaaactgAGACTCTATCCACTGCtactgtattgaaaagacggaccGTGATATACATTAAAGCAGctccttttgttttttgcataagaaagaaagtcatatgggtttggatcaacatgagggcATGTATAtttatgatagaattttaatttttgggtgaactatccatttaacaccGATAAGGACAATTATATAAGGCTTCACCAATAAGAACTGTCTTGTTGAATAACTTGAAGtgtggtatgtgtgtgtttcaggcttgtcgGACCCCCAGCCGCAACGTTTCTGGTGTAGAATTGCTTGCCAGATACTACAGTCAACTTGCCTTCTTGGAGAACCGATTCTTCTCCCCTACGCATCAGATCGGCATTTTCTTCACATGGTAGGTCACATCTTATGCATACCAGCATGGAACATTGTTATCGTGAACTATTATACAGCTTTATCAGCTGTAAACATCACAAGACATTCAAAGGAAGCGCGTAACTGGTCTGACTGGGCTGTCAAGCTCTCTTTGTTTCAGTTTATAGATcagcttttttgtcatttataccctagagacaaagagagacaacagcataaataaagaTCGAGAGTCATCATAATACAAGCCAGAGAAGATTAACTAAATTATTCATAAAGCTATTCAATtcatataagaaaaaaataagactATATTgtgaccaaaataataataagccactcctgtgtgtttttttttaatttttttttatgtgaattaaACGCATTATCTATGTGTCTCTGTGCAGGTATGACTCCTTCACCGGCGTGCCTGTGTGTCAACAGAACATCTCTCTGGAAAAAGCCAGTGTGCTCTTCAACATGGCGGCTCTCTACTCACAGATCGGCACTCGTGCCAACAGACAGACACAAGCCGGACTCGAGGACGCCATTTCTGCATTCCAGAAATCTGCAGGTGAGAGTTGTTGATGCACTGATATATTGATTTGTAAAGTGTGAGACAGAGGCAGATATTGGGCACAAACACTGTATGTAGAGTCTCATCTGTGTTGCTATAGTTCCCACGGAAGGCTAAGATTCTGAAATTTGGTGAGCTCTCCGCTAAAGCAGCTctttgggatagttcaccccaaaattcttttatcatttactcactctcatgttgtttggaACACgtgactttcttccgtgggaaACAAAAGGAAATAGTATTTATGGGAAATAGCAGcctgaacattctttaaaatatttactcTGGTGTTCCACGGGAGAAAgtcttggataaaaaaaaaaatctaattgtgattattttgaaaaatattgcgattgcgaTTTGAACAGCGATATGatcattaacataaaaaaaaaaaaaaagctagtaagtgtttcatttttacataaattaagTAATGGGCAAAGATGCTCTattgcaggggtcggcaacctttttgccATTCCCCCCCCAAAATCATGatcttgcatgtgaattttcacagagcatcttgtgaaagtgctttagtCAAAGAAagcctgtccttttgtacaaaatgagttaatatcacaaatttgctcatttgattaatgattactgatcacaaaattgtgtggaattttaaatatttcttatattatgtcataggGCTAAATAGATGATCGGTTGTGATGCATGAATGGtttgcacgagtctgttgggtgtactgcagtctcgtcacatttaacatttttgtttagtctcccattcagctgatgaaaacatgctgtgtgatcatgaggaaggattacatcaagatgtagattggaatgcaagtgtggaatttatataaataaaatagtctacccctctctcgccgttgctggcgtgccagtgattacccctccacgtgccaatgctggcacgcgtcccataggttgccgacccctgctctactGCCAGTAGAAATACTGTTCAAGAGTGTTCACACTTGAAGAACCAGAAGAACAAACAAGAACCATTTATTATAAAACGGTATCATATTTAtgcaataatttcttaacttgcatGCGGCAATGCTATGCGTTTCGGTTAAACccttaagcctttattttggtggcAGCTCTTATTTTTGCAGAACAAGGAGTTAGCAATGGTGTTGTAATTcagagaaatgctctcatccactcttctgtccacTAAAACCCAATGTAATGAGGTTACTTTACATTTGGATGGCACCTTTTAGcggccaaacatatttggaattatgcaaatgtgcaattagtgaatctagagGGCTATAAATATAACACACTCTGCTCATTAGCCATGCACTTGCTTTGAGGATGTTTAATACACTACGGAGAACAGAAATGttcacatacagtaaatgcagCAAACAGCGGGTTCAGAGTcttcatttattaattaaatcgcagcccgtGCGGTTTGATAATTGCACTAGGTCATATCGCAATTTCGCTTTCATTTCAATTAATCGTTCAGCTCTAGCTTGTAATGGcaagagagtgaataaatgatgacaaaatttaattttgtggtgaactagCCTTTTAACTTAACTACAGTAAGTGATCTGAAGTTAGGTAAGGGTCAGAAACTGGCCGTGATGAAGGCTTTAAATGAAGCAGGAATGGTTTTCCTCTGTTCTTATGAGGCAGGACTTTCACAGCACAAACCATGTATAGGTTTCTGGTTGTGTTTAAACAAGGTAGAGTAAAATGTAACCATTGTGTAACTCTTCCCTTTTAAAAGTAGATCTGTTGCAGACTCATGGAAACTCAGTGGCTTGTGTCAATTTTTAACCTCCTTAAAATAACAGCAACAAAAAGAGAGATTTGGCAGGCTTTTCTTAAGCTCACAATGCTATCAAAACAGCCAACCCCATTGTCTTTCATCACAGACAATGTTTTGTATATCTCCACCGGAAAGAAGGCCCAAATATGGTTGTTCTCTGCAAAGATAGATAATTGATTGATACTCTGTCACAcaagtctctttttttttaacactgtgtTTTTTTGAAAGCTCCAAATAAAATGGAGAAAAGGCCAAAGCTATTTCTGTTTAGTTCAAATACTGGTCACATTCTGCCGCTGCAGGGCTCTTTAAATTGCTTTTACATTCAAGCTCTACAGTGGAAGGCAAATGCACTTGTGCTCTATAGATATACACTCTAATCCCGAATATTTTGTCCTTTTGGctgactttatttttgtgaatgttCTGCTTCAGGTGTGCTGCACTACCTAAAGGAGACGTTCACACACACTCCCAGTTATGATATGAGCCCTGCTATGCTAAGCATGCTGATTCGGCTGATGCTCGCACAGGCGCAGGAGTGTTTGTTTGAGCAGATCGCTCTGCCAGGAATCCGAAATGAATTCTTTAGCCTGCTCAAAATGGCCCAAGAGACTTCCAAGGTACTAGGCTCAAATCTTATTAAATGTTCTCTGACTAAAGTTAATTATAATATTAGAATTATTAGGTCTACTATTTTTTGtgtagacaaaatataaaaactgCATTATACTATGAATGTTCAATTAGTATGTGGGTAGTTGCGAAATAGATATGGGCGTAAACCTGTGTTGGTGTGCCCGTCTCAAAATCAGGTTTTGTAGACATTTTACTTTGGAGAAAGCTTAGAGGTATTTTGTCTTAAAAGATGGAACTTATGGTAGTTCAAAAGGGTTTCCTATTACATAATGCaagatgctttaaaaatatatatatatatatataatatttaatgagaTTCTTATTTGCTATtcaatatctctttttttttttttctttcttttttttttatgagggaTGGACACTGAAAATCAGATGTCACATCAAGTGTTCATGTCCTTACTGTTGTAATTCAATCTTGGGTGTCAGTATGAGTAGCagtgtttacaaaataaaatacattgccATCAGTGTGTGGGTCTGTTTCAAAACTCAGCCTACAGTTACACCTCTGTCCAGTATTTGAATGCTTGTGACATTTACTCCTTTGTCCTTCTATTCTCAGGTGGGGGAGACCTATAATCAAGTTCTCCAGTCCATGATCCAGACCCCTGTTAAGAACAATGTGCCCTTTTTCTGGACCACCATGTCCCAGCTGAAGATCAATCACTACAACTCTCTTGCCCACTACTTTGTCTCCACTGCTCTGTTGGACCACCAATGTAAGTCAAGCAGCCAATCACGGTGCTTATATAAGGCCCTGAAATGGTAGAGGTCTCTTGGCCATCTCCAATTGGCTGATAGCCCAATGGAATCTTTAAAGGTTACCTTTGTGCCTCATTTATATAAACCGTTTACTTCTCCTTAGGAGACTAAAAAAGGATTCAGGTATCAGCGCTTTAATGGACTTTTATTCTGAGGAGCTTTTTTTAAAGCCATAAAGAGGGAAgaagagtgagacagacagaggaAAGGTGGAGAAGTTTCAGTATCTGTCTACTTTTGACAGATTAATGAAAGACAATGACAGAACAAATGGGATTATGTAACGTTCTCGTTGTTATTTAAACGGACACTCCCtcacccctctctctctttctcaatctCACTCTCTTTCGTCTCCATGACAGTCACAGTTTATGCCATCATTGAGATTCCTTTGACTCAGCAGACCAAGTTAATACACAATAGGATGTGTAAATGCCATAACGTTTAGATGGCATCAGTGGAATGAGATGAAATTTGCAGGGATTCTTCATTCTGACATGCATGCAAATATAATGCAAAACAATGTAATGTAATCAGTTTGTAAATATAGCACAAAACTGTTTGTGCAGTGACCCCTAGTGATGATGAGGACAAGCAAGAGAAGGCTCTTTCACAGATATATGACACTATGCCTGAGGGATGTTCCCCTCTTAAAATCCTGAAGAATAAGGAGGAGCGACGGAGGATAGGTGAGAGGCAGATACTGTAAATTCAGACCAATCAAACATGGCATAACTCTTATTTAAATCAAGACCTATTGTATTGTGCTTAATTGGCCCCTTATATCTTAGAGGGTGTAAATGATTGGGGTTATTTCACTTTAACACACTAATCTGACATTTTCCTGTCTTTTTGCTCAGGTAAAGCTCATTTGCAGCGTGCCATCATGGGACATGAAGAGGCAATCCGCACACATGCTCTCTGTCAACACCTGCAAAAGCTGGACATCCTGGATGACATCCTGCAAGCTAGCCACAAACGCTCTCTTGCCAAGTTTGACCAAAACAACAAGGAAGACGAGTTCACAGACTACATGGTTGCACCAGATGTCATCTGTAAGTCATGGATAGACAGAGAGAATGAATAAAACATAGAGCGTACATTCTGGCAGAGAATGTCATGATATTGTTGAATAATGTTAATGACGTATGGTTAGTTTCACTTTGTCACTTAGTTACGAATAGTCATATGCTCTTATCAAGACAAGTAAACTACAGTGGCCCCAGAAAGTTTTGGGACacttaaaaattaattatataaaaatatttattaaattaaagctgaagtttgtaactttttctgtgttagaAATACTTTCAGAGACAAATGTAAGGTTgtaggttatttttatttttttcaaaaactgtaaacactgtttctctgtggcgctataGAAATTGCTCTGTATGTTTTGATGAAtaatattgacttttttttttttttttcgatcaaCAGCAGACAGAAGTGTATTCAGACATTCTGAATGTCTGTGTATAccatttggtggtgcagaaattacatacttcagctttaaggggcatttattttgaagaaatacacttttcaagcaaaacatttcacaaaaagaagattaaaaaacgacaaaaaaaatatatcactCAAAATTAAGAcatagtatttggacactttatggTTGTCAAACATTGTAGAACATATCCATAGCAAATGTGATGAACTAAACTTGTGGTTATTCTACTAGGGCACCTGTGTAAACATGAGGAGAACTAACTTAAAATCTAAAAATCACCTGGACACCAATtggttaaaaataattgaaaaaatgtcTTAGAGAAGTAAAGTTATTTCTGAGAAAATgtcttgcatcatttgtttgcagatgccacatgattttatattttgttatctacaGTATTACAATGAAATTTATATATTAAGTGTGACTGAAATGTCaaaatgtgtccaaatacttttttgtgcaACTGTGTATGCAACAGTGAGTTTGTTTTCACCAAAGCATCCCTATTTAAAAGGTATATGTGGTCTGAATGAGGTCATGCTTACAGTGTAACCTTCTCAGAACAGAACCTGCTTCTAACAGCAGAGATCAACAGTGGATATGTCAGTTCTGTTGACAGTGTAAACATGGAGTAACATTCATTTTTCCTCCTGCTCTGTTAGCTAAAACAGAAAAGAAAGCAGAGATGGAGATTCCAGCTGCCACGAAGGTGAAAGTCACAGACTTATTCCAGCGACTGGTATGTGGGCTACTAATATTATTTAGAAACCTAATTTCCTTTGAGCTCTTTTCACAGCACATGAATGCTCTAGTAgatttgaaacttttttttttagacatcatCTGAAACTGAAGAGCATCTTCATATAGTGTGAGCATCTGTGCTGTTGAACAGACCCATGTTGATTGACCTGTACTCACTGGCCAAATAGACTACAACCCCAGCAAAATTAAAACCAAGATACCCAAACCAGTTGGGGATGGACAGTAAGCtgtcattttaaatgtgttgtgTGAGTTTACTTGGTCAGTGTGTAGAGCTTTTACAGTACTAATATGAATAACCCTGGTTTTAACGAGATTTTTGATGTGGTATGACATAATGGGGTATGTTTTGAAGGTTAAATCAACCTTGTTAGTgattactattactattgttcatacttGGGGTTATTGATTCAAACAAAACCATAACCCTAAGTATAAAActtgtcctgcactgtttgtgctacaaacatgaataatacctcaaattgttcagcttgttgaggagaggtgagctattacttttctaagtgatcagactctGAAGGAgggacacaatttatttttatcatagagacttcaaggtgggctcttttgacttgaactacccagaacaccctagaaacccatttaaacatataaaaacacttagaacacttcagtaaccacatagcaacaccctggcatttTAGTGGATTTGTGTAACGCCTCTTTAGGTCTTCATCTGCCATAGGTTCTTTAAAACTAGAAGAAGCCCTTTGACTTAGTCCTAGTAGAATTCTAAAGCTGGTGTACAGAACTGGGCAAACATTCTAGAACCACAGTGACGTATATTCCATTGCCTCCGACTGTGGGGAGCAGGGTAATTCAGGTGAAGGAGTTTATGATGTGGTTAGTTTTATGAAGGCATATGTTTCAGTTTTACCACCTTCAGATGTCTGAGTGACCTTCTGAGAGTTTAAAGAACCACTGCTGTGATCCTGCAGTGGTTGCCATGGGCACTCTAAATGACCCGTCACTTGAAATGACATTTTCGTACTACATGGGGTGTTCAGCTCAAAGTAGATATAAACGTTGCAGGTACTTCATTAATTTATATGACTTTGCTGACGTAAGGAGCAACCTAATGCTACAGCATAATCTCTTTACTcttaaaagggataattcaccctaaatgaaaattgtcatcatttactcctcctcatgttgttccaaacccatatgattttctttcttccatgaaccacataaggagatgttttttggagagaactatccctttagcatCACCAGATGGCAATCCCATTACATGATACTATTAAATAAACATTCCTCACTATATAAGCATATACAGCATGAAGTCTGTGAGCCAGTAAGCCAAATGTTTGGATGGTGAGCAGAACCAGATTTATAGCCAAGGACAACCATGGTGGCAAGCTAAAGTTGAAAacactgtgtgcgtgtgtgtgatgtTGACCCTGTGTTTTGAGTTAAAACCATC is part of the Myxocyprinus asiaticus isolate MX2 ecotype Aquarium Trade chromosome 2, UBuf_Myxa_2, whole genome shotgun sequence genome and encodes:
- the LOC127415192 gene encoding rhophilin-2-like isoform X1; its protein translation is MTDTLIPNGPKAEGPVENGYFKKGCNPFAQTGRSKLQNKRATLNQQIIKQMRMRAGAENLLKATSNNKVREQVVLELSYVNSDLQLLMVQLEGLNSSVQVYQNVQETSSIPLIPLGLKETKDVDFSVPIKDFILEHYSEDGSNFQDQIDDLMDLRQACRTPSRNVSGVELLARYYSQLAFLENRFFSPTHQIGIFFTWYDSFTGVPVCQQNISLEKASVLFNMAALYSQIGTRANRQTQAGLEDAISAFQKSAGVLHYLKETFTHTPSYDMSPAMLSMLIRLMLAQAQECLFEQIALPGIRNEFFSLLKMAQETSKVGETYNQVLQSMIQTPVKNNVPFFWTTMSQLKINHYNSLAHYFVSTALLDHQLTPSDDEDKQEKALSQIYDTMPEGCSPLKILKNKEERRRIGKAHLQRAIMGHEEAIRTHALCQHLQKLDILDDILQASHKRSLAKFDQNNKEDEFTDYMVAPDVISKTEKKAEMEIPAATKVKVTDLFQRLGPLSIFSAKQRWTVPRTIRLRLQERDLGFTLKGNAPVQIQSLDSLCPAATEGLKEGDYLVAVGETDCKWMGVSEVMKLLKDVDEEGINISVVSMMDSSSQAMPTKSATYCGGLPKTYSMICLAHDDDEKNSKSRKVAKKPSFLSWGLKNKQKSSSTLSLPNADYSGTLPCNKPCPTSYNDSALY
- the LOC127415192 gene encoding rhophilin-2-like isoform X2 — encoded protein: MTDTLIPNGPKAEGPVENGYFKKGCNPFAQTGRSKLQNKRATLNQQIIKQMRMRAGAENLLKATSNNKVREQVVLELSYVNSDLQLLMVQLEGLNSSVQVYQNVQETSSIPLIPLGLKETKDVDFSVPIKDFILEHYSEDGSNFQDQIDDLMDLRQACRTPSRNVSGVELLARYYSQLAFLENRFFSPTHQIGIFFTWYDSFTGVPVCQQNISLEKASVLFNMAALYSQIGTRANRQTQAGLEDAISAFQKSAGVLHYLKETFTHTPSYDMSPAMLSMLIRLMLAQAQECLFEQIALPGIRNEFFSLLKMAQETSKVGETYNQVLQSMIQTPVKNNVPFFWTTMSQLKINHYNSLAHYFVSTALLDHQLTPSDDEDKQEKALSQIYDTMPEGCSPLKILKNKEERRRIGKAHLQRAIMGHEEAIRTHALCQHLQKLDILDDILQASHKRSLAKFDQNNKEDEFTDYMVAPDVISKTEKKAEMEIPAATKGPLSIFSAKQRWTVPRTIRLRLQERDLGFTLKGNAPVQIQSLDSLCPAATEGLKEGDYLVAVGETDCKWMGVSEVMKLLKDVDEEGINISVVSMMDSSSQAMPTKSATYCGGLPKTYSMICLAHDDDEKNSKSRKVAKKPSFLSWGLKNKQKSSSTLSLPNADYSGTLPCNKPCPTSYNDSALY